Part of the Bombus huntii isolate Logan2020A chromosome 10, iyBomHunt1.1, whole genome shotgun sequence genome, TGTATCGTAGTATCACCACGCGTCGAAAACGtttgaaatatatgtatatgtaaagACACAATTAAAGAGATGGTATATAAATACAGATATAATTATGGTAATTAATGACAGGTTGTTTGGTGACGTACTGAAATTAAATGCTGTTTGCCTGTAAAAACTGgtatatattattcgttcgCGTTCTATCTCCATATTTTTCATATGAATATGGAATTGGCTATTGAACATATTCTCAATCACAAAACTCTATGTTTGGAATTTCTTGGAGTATAAGTAGGTTAGGAAGGTATCACTGGTTTTGGAACGAATAACttagaagaaaattgaaattgctTAGTTATCTTATCGCGTCTAGCGATGGGACATATTACTTATCCCATGAATCGATAGTATCTGTACAAACGGTCCGTGTTTCCAGGCGCTGTACAGCGGAAAGCGTGTAATCAGCGGCTGAAGAAAGTTGAGAGATgagatttatataaaaaaaatgctcaatatattctaatttcgTCATGGTACAATGGCATACGGAGGGAACAACATCCTCTGTGCATTAAATGCGGatattgcaataaatatacatgtacataccAACAAGCTTGAAAACACGCTGACATTTCGAATTCTGCTACGCCTCGATATCTGTCGGGTCAAATAAGCATCAATGCCACACTAATGACAGACAATCAGATGGAGACACGCACAACACCTTAGTCCACAACAACAACCAGCAGTTCGTTCTGTTCGGATGAACGTGAATTCAAAGTTGCTGCAGCGTAGGGTCGGGAATTCGACCTCAGCAGTGATCGATCTCGTCGCAAACTTTCCGTGATGTGTTCGTACCGTTCGCTACAAATTTTAAACTGCACACTCTGAACACAGAACACTGGCGTCTCAATCACACTGGCTGATGCGTGGAAAAGAAGTGCGAACGGCCAACTGCACGTGTCTGTCTCACGAAATCGTTACAGCTGTACACGGCGGTTATTTGTACGGTGGTTTGCTGTGCGGTTTATACCCGTAATACTTTGGTTTGAGATACGTACGTAGCGTGGATACGAAAGGCGGTTTGATTTCCGTACCAAGTCGGTTACAAATTCCCATCTACGTACCGTGTTTCGTTTGACAGATGCTTGATCTGCGTGTAACTACGTATACACAGTACTGCTGTCGGCATCGCTTCCAGACGTACAATGCCGGCATCGTGGATCGCATTCAATTCTCTCGATTAGTATCCAGTGGGGATCGGTGAGCACGCGTCCTTACGTAGTGGGGCCCCACTCACAACCCACTCCGTGTTCGATTCTTCAGAAGGATCACGCGAATCGGGGAACTAACATGGTGAGAAAGCTGTTACGATTACGACATACTACCACTGTTCGATGAATCTTCGTATGTAACTGATATGGTTTTAAGCTGATGTTTAATGATGTTTATGATGATGTAATTTTATAGGACTATATATGATAATCCAGTTCACCTTTAACGCAAGAACTGTTGACGATCAAGATATAACACTTGTACCAAGGGAATGAAAATGGCAGATACACGAAAACAAACATAATTCAAAAGGCAAACTTTTATTCATATATTGtatagaaaatttcaaaattgcaaagagTTATGTGAGTGTGTATTTACGAAGAGTATGAAGtgaatttcatataaaaatatgttcacGTATAAACGATGTATTACCTTGATTACGAAAGCAGATTTCTTGCTGCTGGTCTGTCTGAACACGAGTGACAACGTAGGCAGTGCATTGAATGGCGTCGTCCAGATGATGACGTTGCTCATACAGCTGTAGCTTCACGCTTACGCTGACGACGCAGCCGAGACTCGATCGGAAGATATCGTGCAAGCCGTCTGCAATTCGCCGTGGTATCAACCTCGAGAGGACACTTCGCAAGATACTCACAATGAATCGTGGGAGCTTGTTATACCACGTGACAGAAGAGAAATTCTTCTCGATGAATATGTTCACTTTCAAAGAAATCAGAAAGACAGACACCAGACTTCTTATTTGTCCGTTTTGAAAGTAACGCGAGGCACATGAAGACCATTTCATCACGAGTGATATGTATTCCTTTCGACATGCATTGCTAGTGTCGCACAGGCGCTATTATTGTAATTCGATGAGGAAGAACGAAGTTTTCTCTAACCTATGACTCAAACTTTCATAATCATACTTGCGCACGAAGCTtgctatatattattatacatgaGTGTACAACGATTCGGATCAGTATGTgtgaataaataagaaattttccaGAGTGCACTTTTAAGACAAACTGATTGCAATCGTCCCATCGTTTGAGTTGAAAATAATCGATTGCAATTTACTCGTTTCAGTATTTCTACTTCccttataaaaaaaaaagggtaTCTTCTTGTTATAAGAAAATACCCTTCGTTCTTCCCGTTTCCTTATCGCTTACATATCGCTGGAACCCTATTCTGATATTTAGCTGTGAAAGTTGAATATTCTTTGATAACATTCCAATTTTCGAAACGCATGATCTTCTTAAGAATTTATCGTATAAGTTGGATATTGTCTACAAATACAGATCAATTTTTAAAACGAATGGTGCTATTCGACGGAAACGGCGGTATTACCCGTACAGAAGAACAACAATAAAGTATTCATCTACGAAGTAACTCCACTTTCTCACTACAATTTTCATGGAAATGTAGCAGAAGTAGTAACTTACTGGACGGTGGATAATAGAGCAATTACAATAGAATAAAAGATAAACCGAGAAATAAAAACACAATTCGTAAACATGTgcgaagaaggaaagagaaggtATTCACGATTGCGTGGAGTTATTTGTCAATCTTCGTCCAGTCAGGATGAAAACGTCGACGAGTAAGGACTTCGCTTACGCGATGACTCCGTTGAAGATCTTGTCATGGCCTGTAGGTACCTGGCCTCTTCAAGACTACAATGTCTTTTCCGCTATACGCGCCACAATAGCGACTTTTTTCTTGGTATGAAACTCACGCTATTATTCTGTTGCAAAATTAACATGTGTGTTATCCATACGAGAACAAGCATGAGTGGACAAATAGGTGAAACTAGTTCTAGAGTTATATGaagttaaattttatatatcataGTATACacaaagagagaaatttttttcttgagaaataaatatttctataaattagAATTAGAACATTTTAGAGAAATTTAGAGCAAAGAAATTGTGTAAACAATAGAGAATTCAAAGATAGATTGAAATAGCCAATGTTTCCAACTTTATTGATTTTTTTATCTCCCAATTTGTACACTTAATCAATACGGTTTCCGAACAGCTGCATTTGACGCGTTTGAAGATTGTCGTTCTTTTGCAGCTACTAATGGTAACGGTCGTGCAATCGGAGATGTACTTAGACAACAGCGACGCCGAGAAAAATTTGGATGGACTAGTACTTATTACATGCGGCAGTTTGGCAGCGTCAAAGATTATACAGTTTCGTATTCGGCCTGCTGCCCTTATCTCAAATTTTACGTCCGCGGTTGAGGATTATATGGAATTGCGAGACGAAGAGAAGCGACTGATAATGCGAAAACACGCTTATATGGCCAGAGTGGCCAGTGCCAGTGTGATATGTTTCGCGTATTTCAGCTCGATTCTTTTCATAACTGTGCCTATGTTGGctgaagaggaagagaaagatatAGTTAACGTAACGGAGGAAAGTATAACGGAGTATCCTTTACCTTCTGAAAATGTAATGGCAGTTATAAAAATGCCGGataatttgcatttcattGTTTTTATCGTCGAGTACTTGATGCTGCTATTCCTGAGTACTGGAAATATAGGTAATTAATCGTCCTGTTATACGAATCGGTCAATATCAGAAGCCATGCTAATCAAGTTCATAAATTGAGATGTAGAGACGAAGTTCGAGCATAATTTGTCGAAAGGTAATTTGCAATTACAATTCCTTTGCTTATGGCGATAGAAAAAGGAAGTATTGGACGATGATTTCGAGGGACACATGATCtgaaatgaataattttcatataagTGATTATGTGACAGAAATACAATGATCAACCTCATTTCCCGATGAAAATGTTGATGGTATACGAcgtctttttttatttatattgatCCCTTACAATAATCCCCTAAAACTTGATGTACGAATTTTACGCCACTTCACTTATACATATAGATATGGCACATTAGATCAAATCAAAGTATATGGTGAAAAAATTTTACTATTGAACTTGAACCTCGTGTGTACGTAGCGTGTGTTTGGCATGTGgattaatattcatttaatGTACGTTCAAAATAGTGTTAAAAAAGTCAACTACGAAAGTAGTGTTTAAAACGATTAAAACGATAAATGAGTAACACtaaatacgattattacacTATCCGGCCTGTAATTTTTGTTGTTAAAATGTAGAACATCGACTATTCGTTTTGAGcgatgatattaaaaatttgaagcAGAATGGAATTGATTAGTCTGGGATCTGAATGGCCTAAAATACCAATACGTGCTCATAGTAGGtcaaaaaattcatttatttatattgaaatGTGAATTAGGGAGCGATTCGTTGTTCTTCGGTATCATTTTTCACCTGTGCGGGCAGGTAGAAATTTTGAGGCTTGAGTTCAATAGGTTGAACAACGAGAACGAAAAAGCAATGGAACATTTCATCTCATTAACCAAGAGGCATATTTACTTGCTGAAGTTAGCCAAAATGCTGAGCGAGACCATCAGCTCTATCTTGATTGTGCAACTATTCACGAGTTGTATACTTATTTGTACAAGCGGTAAACATTCTTACCTCACTCGATAAAATGACGCGAAGCACAATGGCataagtttatttaaatttaattaatttattatgatGATTTGCATCTGTTTTTAGGACTTCAATTTATTATCGCTCTGAGCGTTGGAAACATCGTCATGACgataaaatcatttatagTATCGAGCACGCTACTGCTGCAATTATTTGCATACAGCTACGTGGGCGAATACTTAAAGCGTCAGATGGAAGCCGTCGGTAACTCGGTGTATTTCTGTAGCTGGTACGATATACCGAAATGTGTGGCAAAAGATATTATCTATGTCATTATGAGAACTCAAGATCCAGTTTTCTTGAAAGCTGGAAAGTTCTTCGTAGTCAATATGGAAACATATATGAGTATTATAAAAACTTCTATGTCGTATCTTTCAGTTCTTCGAGTGATGGTAACTACTTGAGATCttgtgtaatatatatgtaattctACGAagctatattattatagcaaaGCACAATaaagtatttaatattatatttttgatgattcaatattcattttaaattCTCAAAATCAAATTGATCGAGTATGCGCAGTAAATCGTTTCAGTGGTTCTTTATAATCAATAATTCGTGCAGTCGCCGACAGATGGTTCTGGATAGTTTATGTCATTCTGTGATCACGTGTTGAAAacatttgaaatatatataaatttaaatatagaatGTAATGTAATTATTAGATGGTTTTAGATGATTATATGATTCAACGTGAGATAGCGTTACGATATCGTTTTATAATGGATTGACCGTATGTTGATTAAATGATCAGATAGTATTAACCTCAAAAGAAGGGTTAAATGTTTTTATACAACAGGAAGGTGCatttatgtaaaagaattatttcttttgtaaaatGTCACACCGCCTGAAtaacaaacaaaaattaaaatcacTTTTACAAGTGACTGCCACTGCAACTATGTTTTATGGTGGCTTTTGCATTTACCAGGGCGATGAGAAGTTTTATAACAGATTTATCATGCCGCTTGCAAGGTTTGTAAATCCTGAAGTTGCACACAATACAGCAGTGAAGATCTTGAAATGGGGTCTTTTATCTGcaaaagatacaaatgatCCTGCTTCCTTAACTGTTGATGTTTGGGGCATGAAATTTAAGAATCCGTTAGGAATGGCAGCTGGTTTTGACAAACAAGGAGAAGCGATAGAGGGTTTGCACAAAATAGGATTTAGCTTTGTAGAAATAGGTAAATACTATTCATATGTTATTAACGATTCGCAATTGATCtatattatattgaaatttttattaaaaggaTCAGTTACACCGAAACCACAGGCTGGCAACTTAAGACCAAGAGTATTCAGGTTGTCAGAAGACAATGCAGTTGTCAACCGATATGGTTTCAATAGCGAAGGTCATGAAGTGGTTTGGGAACGCTTGCAAAGACTGAAGAAGAATCAGAATTTTGATGGTATTGTTGGAGTTAATTTaggtaaaaataaaacatcgGACAACGCTGCACAAGATTATATAGATGGAATAAAGAAATTCGCAGATGTGGCAGATTACTTTGTAATTAACATATCTAGTCCTAATACTCCTGGATTAAGAACGTTGCAGAATAAAAAAGAGTTGGAAGacttgttaataaaaataaacaatgtCAGACAATCCATACAATGCAAACAACCATTGCTGTTGAAGCTGGCTCCAGATTTATCTGATACTGAGAAACAGGATATCGCGGATGTAATacttcaacaatcatcgagtgTGGATGGCTTGATATTGTGTAATACAACAGTTACACGAAATAATTTAGTGAGTCCCCTTAAAGAAGAAACTGGTGGGCTTAGTGGAGCTCCTTTGGCTGACATGTCTACAGCAATGATTTCGGATATGTACAAACGAACGAAAGGTACCATTCCTATTATTGGAGTTGGTGGAATATTTACTGGAGAGGATGCTTATAACAAGATCAAAGCTGGCGCTTCTTTGGTACAAGTCTATACGTCGTTTACGTATCGAGGGCCACCAgttattggaaaaattaaacgagaatTGGATGATATACTCAAAAAAGATGGTCTACAGTCTATTAAAGATGCAATTGGAAAAGATGCGAATGGTAGATGAATAGTTTAACTTTGTAACTTGTTAGTTTTGTAATGTTAGGttagtatattaaaaatatgtatattttatgcaaacaatattatttttttaatgtttaattgtTACAGTTCCTATTTTGAGAATCATGTATATCCTGATACATGATATTGACAataaaacaacatctatgatACACGGCATGCTATCTTTTCTCATCGCTTTTTTGTGTAACATTTATTTAAGTAACTGAGTTATAcaaacattttcattttaatttatgtttttTGTACAATTATTTAGTACATCTATTTAAAAGCATTAAAATACGTCTGTTGTACCTGATACGTTACAactaatatattttgttttgcGACCTGTGTTCAGGTCTTACGTATGCTATGATTAATACTCACTGGTAATGTCTTCTTTGCATGACATAtttatgattaaaaaatgtcgagCCACTTGGAAATAGTTTTTCATTCgaacattttaatattcgtGTACTTTAAAATCGgaataaataatgataaaatgattaaattattacaGTAACTACGAATATTGTTCTAAT contains:
- the LOC126869987 gene encoding odorant receptor 7a-like; translated protein: MKTSTSKDFAYAMTPLKILSWPVGTWPLQDYNVFSAIRATIATFFLLLMVTVVQSEMYLDNSDAEKNLDGLVLITCGSLAASKIIQFRIRPAALISNFTSAVEDYMELRDEEKRLIMRKHAYMARVASASVICFAYFSSILFITVPMLAEEEEKDIVNVTEESITEYPLPSENVMAVIKMPDNLHFIVFIVEYLMLLFLSTGNIGSDSLFFGIIFHLCGQVEILRLEFNRLNNENEKAMEHFISLTKRHIYLLKLAKMLSETISSILIVQLFTSCILICTSGLQFIIALSVGNIVMTIKSFIVSSTLLLQLFAYSYVGEYLKRQMEAVGNSVYFCSWYDIPKCVAKDIIYVIMRTQDPVFLKAGKFFVVNMETYMSIIKTSMSYLSVLRVMVTT
- the LOC126869986 gene encoding dihydroorotate dehydrogenase (quinone) isoform X1 gives rise to the protein MSHRLNNKQKLKSLLQVTATATMFYGGFCIYQGDEKFYNRFIMPLARFVNPEVAHNTAVKILKWGLLSAKDTNDPASLTVDVWGMKFKNPLGMAAGFDKQGEAIEGLHKIGFSFVEIGSVTPKPQAGNLRPRVFRLSEDNAVVNRYGFNSEGHEVVWERLQRLKKNQNFDGIVGVNLGKNKTSDNAAQDYIDGIKKFADVADYFVINISSPNTPGLRTLQNKKELEDLLIKINNVRQSIQCKQPLLLKLAPDLSDTEKQDIADVILQQSSSVDGLILCNTTVTRNNLVSPLKEETGGLSGAPLADMSTAMISDMYKRTKGTIPIIGVGGIFTGEDAYNKIKAGASLVQVYTSFTYRGPPVIGKIKRELDDILKKDGLQSIKDAIGKDANEGIKNCKNLNVGF
- the LOC126869986 gene encoding dihydroorotate dehydrogenase (quinone) isoform X2, coding for MSHRLNNKQKLKSLLQVTATATMFYGGFCIYQGDEKFYNRFIMPLARFVNPEVAHNTAVKILKWGLLSAKDTNDPASLTVDVWGMKFKNPLGMAAGFDKQGEAIEGLHKIGFSFVEIGSVTPKPQAGNLRPRVFRLSEDNAVVNRYGFNSEGHEVVWERLQRLKKNQNFDGIVGVNLGKNKTSDNAAQDYIDGIKKFADVADYFVINISSPNTPGLRTLQNKKELEDLLIKINNVRQSIQCKQPLLLKLAPDLSDTEKQDIADVILQQSSSVDGLILCNTTVTRNNLVSPLKEETGGLSGAPLADMSTAMISDMYKRTKGTIPIIGVGGIFTGEDAYNKIKAGASLVQVYTSFTYRGPPVIGKIKRELDDILKKDGLQSIKDAIGKDANGIKNCKNLNVGF